TCCCCGCTGGAGGGCCTGCGCCGCCCGCGCACCGGCACCGGCGTCGACAAGGGACGTACCGGCGCGATCCCGCTGCTCGTACCGGCCTGCGCCGCCGTGGCCGGAGCCATCGCCGCCGCTGTCTCGGTGTGCGTGCTGCACGCCACCGACCTGGGCGGCGGCCCGGTGCTCTACGGCCTGCTGGTCCTCGGCCTGACCGGCGGGGTCGCCGTCGGCATCCGCACGGCGCCCTCGGTGCTGCCCTCGCTCTCCCGCCGCCGGCTGCTCGCCCTCGCGATCGCCTTCACCGGCATCGCCCTGCTCGCCGCCGGCCTCGTCCCGGACGTCACCACCGTCCTGCTGATCGTCACGCTGGCCGGCATCGCCGCAGGCGTGGCCGCCAACACCGGGCACGCCCTGCTGGACCAGGAGACCGAGGAGTACCGCCGGGCGCGGGTCACCGAGCACCTGCACGCGGTGGTGCGCGTCTTCGTGGCGCTGGGCACCGTGATCGCCCCCGTGGTCGCCGGCCTGATCGGCCGGCACCGGATGGAGAACGGCCGCTTCGTCTTCGCGCACGGCGGTGCCTCCTTCACCCTGATGCTGGTCGGCGCGCTGCTGCTGCCGGTGGCCGCGCTGGTGCTCGCCAAGGTGGACGACCGCTCCGGCATCCCGCTGCGGCAGGACCTCAGGGACGCGCTGCTCGGCGGCGACGACCCGGACACGGCCCCGGCGACGAACGGCTTCTTCATCGCCCTGGAGGGCGGCGACGGAGCCGGCAAGTCCACCCAGGCCGAGGCGCTCGCCGACTGGATCCGCGCCAAAGGCCACGAGGTCGTGCTCACCCGCGAGCCCGGGGCCACCCCCGTGGGCAAGCGGCTGCGCTCGATCCTGCTGGACGTGTCCTCGGCCGGCCTGTCGCACCGCGCGGAGGCGCTGCTGTACGCGGCCGACCGGGCCGAGCACGTCGACACCGTCGTACGCCCCGCCCTGGAGCGCGGCGCGGTCGTCATCTCCGACCGGTACATCGACTCGTCCGTCGCCTACCAGGGCGCGGGCCGTGACCTGTCCCCGACCGAGATCGCCCGCATCAACCGCTGGGCGACCGACGGGCTCGTCCCGCACCTGACCGTCCTGCTGGACGTCTCCCCGGAGGCCGCGCGCGAGCGGTTCACCGAGGCGCCGGACCGGCTGGAGTCGGAGCCGGCCGAGTTCCACGCGCGCGTACGGGCCGGTTTCCTCACCCTCGCCGCCTCCGACCCCGGCCGCTACCTGGTGGTGGACGCCGGGCAGGAGCCCGAGGCCGTCACCACCGTCATCCGGCACCGTCTCGACACCGTGCTGCCGCTCTCCGAGGCCGAGATCAAGGCCCAGGAGGAAGCGCGCAGGAAGGCCGAGGAGGAGGCCCGCCGCAAGGCCGAGGAGGAGGCCGCGCGCAAGGCCGAGGAGGAGCGCCTGGAGCGTGAGCGCCAGGAACAGCTCGCCAAGCTCCGCGCCGAGGAGGAGGAGCGCAAGCGCCGCGAGCTGGAGGAGGCGCAGCGCCGCGAGGCCGAACGGCAGGCGGAGGAGGCCCGGCAGCGGGCCGAGGAAGCGCGCCGGCGCGCCGAGGAGGAGCGGCAGCGGCTGCTCGCCGAGGAGCAGGCCCGGGCCGAGGAGGAGGCCCGCCGCAAGGCCGAGGAGGAGCGGCGGCGCAAGCAGGCCGAGGAAGAGGCACGGCTGCGCGCCGAGGAAGAGGCACGGCAGGCCCGGCTCCGCGCCGAGGAGGAGGCGCGGCGCCTGGAGAAGCAGCGCAAGGCCGAGGAAGCCCTGCTGCGCGCCGAGGAGGCCCGACGGCAGGCGGCCGAGGCCGCGGCGGCCGCCGACGAGGCGGCCCGCAGGCCCAGCACCCCGCGGCCCAAGGCGCCGAGCGTGAACCCGCAGGCGGCGGCCCGGCCGACCCCCGCCGCGGCGGCGGGCTTCGACGAGACGGTGCCGACGCCGGTCGTGTCCCCCGGGACCGACGAGACCGCCGTGCTGCGTCCGGTGCGCGAGGAGCGGGCCGACGGCGCGGGTTCGTCCGGGCCCGGCCGCGACTCCGAGGTGACGGCCGAGCTCCCCCAGCCGCCCGCTCCCGGCGCGGCGGACGAGACGGCCGTCCTGCCGCCGGTGCCTTCGGGCGCGGCCGACGAGACCGCCGTGCTGCCGCCCGTGTCCGCGGACGAGACGGCCGTCCTGCCGCCGGTGCCCCCGGGCGCCGCCGACGAGACCGCCGTGCTGCCGCCGGTACGGAACGCCGCCTCGGGCGACCGGGTGCCGCCCGGCTTCTTCCGCGACGAGCGGCCCGCGGCCGGCCCCGACGGCTCCGAGGACCGTACGCGCGAGATGCCCCAGCTGGACGCCGACGGCACGCCTCGCCGCAGGCCCCGCCCCGACTGGGCCGAGGAGACCCCGCTGGACGACCTGCCCAGCCTGGCGGACGAACTGCTGGGGTCGTACGGCGAGCGCGAGTTCCCGGAGCGCCAGGAGCAGGGTGACTCCGGTGAGGACCGCGGCCGCCGGGGCCGGGGACGCGGCCGCCGCGGCTGAGCGCGCACACCCGCACGGCGTGCAGGGCGGCGCCCGCCGGACCCCCCGGGGGGTCCGGCGGGCGCCGCCGTCGTCTTCGCCGCCTGCGGTGATCGGCGCCGCCGTCGTCACTCACCGCTGCCGTGATCGGCGCTGCCGTCGTCCGGCGCTCACCGCTGTCGCCCGCCCGCTCCTCGTCGGTGCCCGTCCGGGCTGTCAGTGCGCACCCGCACAATGGATCCGGAACGCGGAACGTGACGGAAGGGCGGCGTGACCCATGACCGTGTGGGACGACCTCGTCGGGCAGGAGAAGGTGAGCGCGGTGCTCGACGCCGCAGCGCGGGACGCCGACGCCCTGGTCACGGCCGCCTCGGCGGCCCAACCGCTGCCCGAGGCGTCGAAGATGACCCATGCCTGGCTGTTCACGGGACCGCCCGGAGCGGGCCGCAACCAGGCGGCCCGGGCCTTCGCCGCCGCCCTGCAGTGCGTGAGCCCCGACCGCGCTCTCGGCGGTTCCCCCGGCTGCGGCTTCTGCGACGGCTGTCACACCGCGCTGCTCGGCACCCACGCGGACGTCACCACGGTCGCCGCCGTCGGCGCCGAGATCCTGGTCAAGGACATGCGGGACACCGTCCGCAAGTCGTTCACCGCGCCCGCGAACGGCCGCTGGCAGATCATCCTGGTCGAGGACGCCGAGCGGCTCAACGAGAAGTCGGCCAACGCCGTCCTCAAGGCGGTGGAGGAACCGGCGCCGCGCACGGTCTGGCTGCTGTGCGCCCCCTCCGTCGAGGACGTCCTGCCCACGATCCGCTCCCGCTGCCGGCACCTGAACCTGACCACGCCGTCCGTGGCCGCGGTCGCCGACATGCTCGTACGGCGCGACGGCATCGAACCCGAGGTGGCGGCGTCCGCCGCGCGCGCCACCCAGGGCCACGTGGACCGGGCCCGCCGCCTGGCCACCGATCCGGCGGCCCGCGAGCGCCGCGCCGCCGTGCTCAGACTCCCGCTGCGCCTGGACGAGGTGGGCGCCTGTCTCCGGGCGGCGCAGGAACTGGTCGACGCGGCCGCCGAGGACGCCAAGCAACTCGCCGAGGAGATGGACGGCAAGGAGACCGACGAGCTGAAGGCGGCGCTGGGCGCGGTCCAGGGCGGCCGGATGCCGCGCGGCACGGCGGGCGTGATGAAGGACCTGGAGGAGATGCAGAAGCGCCGCCGGACCCGGACCCAGCGCGACAGCCTGGACGTCGCGCTCGGCGACCTGACCGGCTTCTACCGCGACGTCCTCGCCCTCCAGCTCGGCTCGCGTGTGGCGATCGCCAACGCCGACACCGCCGACTCCGAGGCCGCCCTGGACCGGCTGGCCCGGGGCAGCACGCCCGAGTCCACGCTGCGCCGCATCGAGGCGATCGCTGCCTGCCGCGAGGCCCTGGACCGCAACGTGGCGCCGCTGCTGGCGGTGGAGGCGATGACGATGGCCCTGCGGGCGGGGTGAGCCGGGCGTACGGTGGTTGACGGACCGCGTCCCCCGTACGAGGCGTCGGCCCGCACGCACCGCATCTGTTCCATCGCACAGCGTTACGCTCGCCTGATGCAGACCTGGCCTTCCCCTCGCCGGACCCGCCGCCCCCGGACCCGCGGCCGTCACCGGGCGGCACCGCGCGCCGCGGGCACCCTGATCGCCGCCGCAGCGCTGCTCGTGTCCGCCTGCTCCGCCGGGAGCCCGAGCACGTCGGCCCGCGGTGCGGCGGAGGCGGCGCTGGCCGCGCTGCCGAGTTCCACGCCGTCGGCGCTGTCGTCGTACTACCACCAGCACCTGCAGTGGCACGACTGCGGAGTCTCCGGATTCCAGTGCGCCACGATGAAGGCCCCGCTGGACTACGCCAAGCCCGACGCGGGTGACATCCGGCTCGCCGTCGCCCGCAAGCACGCCACCGGCAAGGCGAAGCCGATCGGCTCGCTGCTGGTCAACCCGGGCGGCCCGGGCGGCTCGGCGATCGGCTACCTCCAGCAGTACGCCGGGATCGGCTACCCGGCCGAGATCCGCGCGCGCTACGACATGGTCGCGATGGACCCGCGCGGCGTCGCCCGCAGCGAGCCCGTCGAATGCCTCACCGGCCGGCAGATGGACACGTACACCGAGACCGACACCACGCCCGACGACCAGCGGGAGACGGACGCGCTGATCGGGCAGTACAAGAAGTTCGCGGAGAGCTGCGGCGCGCACTCGGCGCGGCTGCTGCGGCACGTGTCCACCGTCGAGGCGGCGCGGGACATGGACATCCTGCGCGCGCTGCTCGGAGAC
Above is a genomic segment from Streptomyces collinus Tu 365 containing:
- the tmk gene encoding dTMP kinase; the protein is MTRAEQPTAPTTAPDDALVADSRERAVRSLLRRPELRRLWSAQLVSGVGDALALLVLVLLVLQAAVAEGSFGGGYRGVAFAVATVFAARILATLLFGAVLLGPLTALTAPEGPLDRRWTMVGADGLRAALLIVAPLWIDWSPANALAILLVTAFVVGVAERLWTVCRESAAPALLPVPPLEGATVRPLPDHLDALRRLSLRTGFLAVPLAAAALVVAALLNNLLATGVAWFDQHHAALAAYVAAGLFAASLSVLAALDLPGRSTPRPRSPLEGLRRPRTGTGVDKGRTGAIPLLVPACAAVAGAIAAAVSVCVLHATDLGGGPVLYGLLVLGLTGGVAVGIRTAPSVLPSLSRRRLLALAIAFTGIALLAAGLVPDVTTVLLIVTLAGIAAGVAANTGHALLDQETEEYRRARVTEHLHAVVRVFVALGTVIAPVVAGLIGRHRMENGRFVFAHGGASFTLMLVGALLLPVAALVLAKVDDRSGIPLRQDLRDALLGGDDPDTAPATNGFFIALEGGDGAGKSTQAEALADWIRAKGHEVVLTREPGATPVGKRLRSILLDVSSAGLSHRAEALLYAADRAEHVDTVVRPALERGAVVISDRYIDSSVAYQGAGRDLSPTEIARINRWATDGLVPHLTVLLDVSPEAARERFTEAPDRLESEPAEFHARVRAGFLTLAASDPGRYLVVDAGQEPEAVTTVIRHRLDTVLPLSEAEIKAQEEARRKAEEEARRKAEEEAARKAEEERLERERQEQLAKLRAEEEERKRRELEEAQRREAERQAEEARQRAEEARRRAEEERQRLLAEEQARAEEEARRKAEEERRRKQAEEEARLRAEEEARQARLRAEEEARRLEKQRKAEEALLRAEEARRQAAEAAAAADEAARRPSTPRPKAPSVNPQAAARPTPAAAAGFDETVPTPVVSPGTDETAVLRPVREERADGAGSSGPGRDSEVTAELPQPPAPGAADETAVLPPVPSGAADETAVLPPVSADETAVLPPVPPGAADETAVLPPVRNAASGDRVPPGFFRDERPAAGPDGSEDRTREMPQLDADGTPRRRPRPDWAEETPLDDLPSLADELLGSYGEREFPERQEQGDSGEDRGRRGRGRGRRG
- a CDS encoding DNA polymerase III subunit delta' translates to MTVWDDLVGQEKVSAVLDAAARDADALVTAASAAQPLPEASKMTHAWLFTGPPGAGRNQAARAFAAALQCVSPDRALGGSPGCGFCDGCHTALLGTHADVTTVAAVGAEILVKDMRDTVRKSFTAPANGRWQIILVEDAERLNEKSANAVLKAVEEPAPRTVWLLCAPSVEDVLPTIRSRCRHLNLTTPSVAAVADMLVRRDGIEPEVAASAARATQGHVDRARRLATDPAARERRAAVLRLPLRLDEVGACLRAAQELVDAAAEDAKQLAEEMDGKETDELKAALGAVQGGRMPRGTAGVMKDLEEMQKRRRTRTQRDSLDVALGDLTGFYRDVLALQLGSRVAIANADTADSEAALDRLARGSTPESTLRRIEAIAACREALDRNVAPLLAVEAMTMALRAG